A portion of the Halobacillus ihumii genome contains these proteins:
- a CDS encoding DsbA family oxidoreductase, whose translation MKIEIWSDFVCPFCYIGKRRLEEALSQIAEGEQTEIVYKSFELDPQAEKNTGMSNAEKLAAKYGKSVEEAKQMNKNMEQQATSVGLKYNLDTTVPTNTFDAHRVAKFAESKGLGKEATERFFQAVLTDSEDVGDHDTLIKLAQDIGLDQTDVSDVLSSEQFGEVVRAEEAEAREIGVQGVPFFVVNRKYAISGAQPTEVFVQSLQKVMEEEKQSPAFQSLTDDKQGEACTDESCDVPPKNDN comes from the coding sequence ATGAAAATAGAAATTTGGTCGGACTTTGTTTGTCCGTTTTGTTATATTGGAAAGCGTCGACTTGAAGAGGCTCTTTCACAAATAGCTGAAGGTGAACAGACAGAGATCGTCTATAAGAGCTTTGAACTTGACCCGCAAGCGGAGAAAAACACAGGAATGTCTAATGCCGAGAAATTAGCTGCCAAGTATGGGAAGAGCGTGGAAGAAGCCAAGCAGATGAATAAAAACATGGAACAGCAAGCGACCAGCGTAGGGTTGAAATACAATCTGGACACAACAGTTCCTACTAATACATTCGACGCCCACCGTGTAGCTAAATTTGCAGAGAGCAAGGGACTTGGTAAGGAAGCGACAGAACGGTTCTTCCAAGCTGTTCTCACCGATTCAGAAGATGTTGGTGATCACGATACACTAATCAAACTTGCACAAGACATAGGACTTGACCAGACTGATGTCAGTGATGTACTTTCAAGTGAACAATTTGGTGAGGTGGTTCGTGCGGAGGAAGCAGAAGCAAGGGAAATCGGCGTTCAAGGCGTACCTTTTTTCGTCGTTAACAGAAAGTATGCTATTTCTGGAGCTCAGCCTACCGAAGTTTTTGTACAAAGCTTACAGAAAGTAATGGAGGAAGAAAAGCAATCGCCTGCTTTTCAAAGCTTAACTGATGACAAACAGGGAGAAGCCTGCACAGATGAAAGCTGCGACGTCCCGCCGAAAAACGACAACTAA
- a CDS encoding acyl-CoA thioesterase → MENALPVNASKMTQTRLVLPPDTNHLDTIFGGKVLAYIDEIAALTAMKHSNCVVVTASIDSVDFLSSAKVGDALTLEAFVTSAGRSSMEVYVKVFADDLLKGEKMVTTESFLTMVAVDSEGKPTPVPQVIPETKEEIRLHQTAPSRKEYRRNRASLR, encoded by the coding sequence ATGGAAAATGCTTTACCGGTAAATGCTTCGAAAATGACACAAACACGTTTGGTTCTGCCTCCAGATACCAACCATCTGGATACGATTTTTGGAGGGAAAGTACTTGCATATATCGATGAAATTGCAGCCTTAACCGCTATGAAACACTCTAATTGTGTGGTTGTTACGGCATCGATTGACTCAGTGGATTTCCTATCTTCGGCTAAGGTAGGCGATGCGCTGACCTTGGAAGCGTTTGTTACGTCAGCGGGAAGGTCATCAATGGAAGTTTATGTAAAGGTGTTTGCTGATGACTTATTAAAGGGGGAGAAGATGGTGACAACTGAATCATTCTTAACGATGGTTGCTGTAGATTCAGAAGGAAAACCAACACCGGTTCCACAAGTAATCCCTGAAACAAAAGAAGAAATAAGGTTACATCAAACAGCACCCTCGAGAAAAGAGTATCGCCGCAACCGCGCCAGCTTACGATAA
- a CDS encoding esterase/lipase family protein — protein MLKKAGIFLLVVILLSPLQVYAGSFGKGDPSGTPGQWYVGLTPTDVDSSKSPVVFVHGLNSSSHTWWKENDMYQTAYNHGFETAFVDLYPTKNMWDNGKLLAEKLKQIYEYFGEELVLVAHSKGGIDTQSALVHYQASPYVDRLITLSTPHHGSQLADLAYSSWAGWLADIIGSKNPAVYSLQTGYMNNFRSQTDSHANVDKDPIFTFGGTGWGTFGTSLYWGGLYLSSYGANDGAVTVASSRLPYAQEVKVADWNHSEIRLGSSTFRLFDQYLYENQSVTAYKTLTEPMDRKKHQPSPLANYYYRGGTYKGSTYEKFIVEDHVTEATVNWISERENTALTLIGPDGKNHSSFEVTPASSNIFQGAYYHSIQLNQPAKGEWTLQAASPEEHYLLSVHYQSPVNQDLDFTVNKNMEVSLLAQHQQAIDHNKVKADIRLDYYKKGKKKTKSLKWNDLNGSSSKKLEKLGEGTYNLTIDLKGKTKANVPFNRTIVTSVYVDSDGKVIK, from the coding sequence ATGCTAAAAAAAGCAGGAATCTTTCTGCTAGTAGTTATTCTCCTATCACCATTACAAGTTTATGCAGGTTCATTTGGAAAAGGAGACCCCTCCGGAACGCCTGGGCAGTGGTACGTCGGTCTCACTCCCACTGATGTTGATTCTTCCAAGTCGCCTGTTGTGTTTGTTCATGGCTTAAATAGTTCCTCTCACACCTGGTGGAAAGAAAATGATATGTATCAAACGGCTTATAATCATGGCTTTGAAACGGCATTTGTAGATTTGTATCCTACTAAAAATATGTGGGACAACGGAAAGTTATTAGCTGAAAAACTAAAACAAATTTACGAGTACTTTGGCGAAGAATTGGTACTCGTAGCACATAGTAAAGGTGGCATCGATACACAGTCCGCCCTTGTACATTACCAGGCCTCCCCTTACGTTGACCGTTTGATTACCCTCTCTACCCCTCATCATGGTTCACAGCTTGCCGATCTTGCCTATAGCAGTTGGGCCGGGTGGTTGGCTGACATAATTGGAAGTAAAAATCCAGCCGTCTATTCGCTCCAAACCGGCTACATGAACAATTTCCGCAGCCAAACCGACAGTCATGCTAATGTTGATAAAGATCCCATTTTTACATTCGGCGGTACAGGATGGGGAACCTTTGGAACTTCGCTTTACTGGGGCGGGTTATACCTGAGCAGCTATGGAGCGAATGATGGTGCAGTTACTGTGGCTAGCTCACGCCTTCCTTATGCCCAGGAAGTTAAAGTAGCTGACTGGAATCACTCAGAAATCCGCTTAGGCAGTTCCACATTCCGGTTATTTGATCAATACCTTTATGAAAACCAATCCGTAACGGCTTATAAAACGTTAACAGAACCAATGGATCGGAAAAAACATCAGCCTTCCCCTCTTGCAAACTACTACTATCGCGGGGGAACCTATAAAGGATCAACTTATGAAAAATTCATAGTAGAAGATCACGTAACTGAAGCTACCGTGAACTGGATCAGCGAAAGGGAAAATACTGCATTAACTCTCATTGGACCAGACGGTAAAAACCATTCATCCTTTGAAGTCACACCAGCTTCGTCAAATATTTTCCAGGGTGCTTATTATCATTCTATTCAACTAAACCAACCTGCTAAAGGAGAATGGACACTTCAAGCAGCTTCACCTGAGGAGCACTACCTTCTATCCGTCCATTATCAAAGCCCCGTTAATCAGGACTTAGACTTTACAGTAAATAAAAACATGGAAGTATCTTTACTCGCACAGCATCAACAAGCGATCGATCATAACAAAGTAAAAGCAGATATTCGCCTAGACTACTATAAGAAAGGTAAAAAGAAGACGAAAAGCCTAAAGTGGAATGATCTGAACGGCTCCTCTTCTAAAAAGTTAGAAAAACTCGGAGAAGGCACTTACAATCTTACTATTGACCTTAAAGGAAAGACGAAAGCAAACGTTCCATTTAATCGTACCATTGTGACCTCTGTCTACGTAGATAGTGATGGAAAAGTTATAAAATAA
- a CDS encoding LCP family protein produces MGRKEMKKRKRKKGRWWKIVLLIVVLLLIGGGVYAFTIFNNVKQTVNSKLHENVPSIDTEITDKKVDNKEPINILLLGVDERENDQGRSDTMIVMTLDPANNQMQLVSIPRDTKVKIAGDGRVTRINHAYAYGGSDMSVKTVENFLDIHIDYYVTMNMEGLAQLVNAVDGITVNNDMAFTQDGFQFPKGQLHLSGEEALAYVRMRKEDPKGDLGRNHRQRQVIQGVIDKAAGLNMINQIDEVMNVLGNNMKTNMEFGDMRRLAMNYSSARKNISTYQMSGNPITSSGMYLIEMPQSEIQKTHDLIVNFGS; encoded by the coding sequence ATGGGACGAAAAGAAATGAAGAAAAGGAAGAGGAAAAAGGGACGCTGGTGGAAAATCGTCCTGCTCATTGTCGTGCTCCTGCTCATTGGAGGAGGCGTTTATGCATTTACGATTTTTAATAACGTCAAACAAACAGTTAATAGCAAACTTCACGAAAATGTACCTTCCATAGATACAGAGATAACAGATAAGAAAGTTGATAATAAAGAGCCTATCAATATCCTTTTGCTAGGTGTAGATGAACGCGAGAATGATCAAGGACGTTCAGATACAATGATTGTAATGACCCTTGATCCAGCTAATAATCAAATGCAACTGGTCAGTATTCCCCGCGATACTAAAGTGAAAATTGCAGGTGATGGGCGTGTGACCCGGATCAATCATGCTTATGCTTATGGTGGAAGTGATATGTCTGTTAAGACCGTTGAAAACTTCCTTGATATTCATATTGATTATTATGTAACGATGAATATGGAAGGGCTGGCACAGTTGGTCAATGCTGTGGATGGAATCACTGTTAATAATGATATGGCCTTTACCCAAGATGGCTTCCAATTTCCAAAAGGTCAATTGCATTTATCGGGCGAAGAAGCCCTCGCCTATGTGCGTATGCGTAAAGAAGATCCGAAAGGGGACCTTGGACGTAATCACCGTCAGCGTCAAGTGATTCAAGGAGTCATTGATAAAGCTGCCGGATTAAATATGATCAATCAGATTGATGAAGTGATGAATGTATTAGGGAATAATATGAAAACAAATATGGAATTTGGGGATATGCGCCGGCTCGCCATGAATTATAGCAGTGCGCGCAAAAACATCTCTACTTACCAAATGTCCGGGAATCCTATAACTAGTTCTGGGATGTATTTAATAGAGATGCCGCAATCAGAAATTCAAAAAACGCATGACTTAATTGTTAATTTTGGTTCTTAG
- a CDS encoding acetamidase/formamidase family protein, producing the protein MVQKLEKDSFVYAMSKENKPALKVRAGEQVVMDTYDCFENQIQSEEETFSSIDWERINPATGPVYVEGAQAGDILQVRIDGIELGERGVMATGPKLGVMGHRIDEFKIKMIEIKENELVFDDRIKLPLQPMIGVIGVAPENEAVSCGTPGAHGGNMDTKLITTGATLYFPIFQEGGLFSLGDVHAAMGDGEVCVSGVEIPAKVMVTLDVIKGYSIDYPYIENTAGAASLVSRESLDEAADLAVEKMIDLLQPQTDLTLAEFTMLMSAAGEVQISQIVDPLKTARFFVPRKILDGYGLKLFRK; encoded by the coding sequence ATGGTTCAGAAGTTAGAGAAAGATTCTTTTGTGTACGCGATGAGTAAGGAGAACAAACCAGCTTTGAAGGTTCGTGCCGGTGAGCAAGTAGTTATGGATACGTATGATTGCTTTGAAAATCAAATTCAGTCGGAGGAAGAAACATTTTCGAGTATTGACTGGGAGCGCATTAACCCGGCTACGGGACCAGTATACGTAGAAGGCGCCCAGGCAGGTGATATTTTGCAAGTAAGAATAGATGGGATTGAGCTTGGTGAACGAGGTGTAATGGCAACAGGTCCGAAACTTGGTGTCATGGGGCATCGAATAGATGAATTTAAAATAAAAATGATTGAAATAAAAGAAAACGAATTAGTGTTTGATGACAGAATCAAACTGCCTTTACAACCGATGATTGGCGTGATTGGAGTTGCTCCAGAGAACGAAGCTGTTTCATGTGGGACGCCGGGAGCTCATGGGGGAAATATGGATACTAAGCTTATAACAACCGGTGCAACATTGTATTTCCCAATTTTTCAGGAAGGTGGACTTTTTTCATTAGGAGATGTACATGCGGCCATGGGCGATGGCGAGGTATGTGTGTCAGGAGTTGAGATTCCAGCGAAAGTGATGGTGACATTAGATGTGATTAAGGGATACTCAATTGATTATCCTTATATTGAGAATACAGCGGGGGCAGCATCACTTGTTTCTAGAGAATCTTTAGATGAGGCTGCTGATCTTGCGGTGGAAAAAATGATTGATCTACTGCAGCCACAAACCGATCTAACCCTTGCTGAGTTTACGATGCTCATGAGTGCAGCTGGAGAAGTTCAAATAAGCCAAATCGTTGATCCATTAAAGACCGCACGTTTTTTTGTGCCAAGAAAGATATTGGATGGATATGGACTGAAGTTATTTAGGAAATAA
- a CDS encoding EamA family transporter — translation MSRNKGMLFVLAGAGSFGFTPVFVKLGFGNGYTLGEINIIQMIIAFIILWGIAFLLRAKMTGLTRKTILKIMAMGSFVGLTSIFYYGAIHYLSASLAIILLFQFVWMGFFFEWVFNRRKPTVLAICSMAITLIGVFFASNILITGIVELPAIGLIFGMLSAFTYAGFIFFSGQIAVDVDPWARSPIMVTGSLILVTLTFVKDIPTLPAGDVKLWIVGGGVALFGAVIPPLFFAIGAPTLSDGLANVLSAIELPVALISANLILAESITALQWGGVVLIIAAIFLNNSRGLNKRLNLKRST, via the coding sequence ATGTCTAGGAATAAAGGGATGTTATTTGTGTTGGCGGGGGCGGGAAGTTTCGGATTCACCCCTGTTTTTGTGAAGTTGGGTTTCGGTAATGGATATACACTTGGAGAAATAAATATTATTCAAATGATTATTGCTTTCATAATTCTTTGGGGAATCGCTTTTCTTCTGCGTGCTAAGATGACCGGTTTAACTAGAAAAACAATCCTTAAAATTATGGCAATGGGCAGTTTCGTAGGGTTAACGAGTATTTTTTATTATGGAGCTATCCATTATCTGTCTGCATCCTTAGCTATTATTTTGTTATTTCAGTTTGTATGGATGGGGTTCTTTTTTGAGTGGGTGTTTAATCGAAGGAAACCGACTGTGCTGGCCATTTGTTCGATGGCGATCACTTTGATTGGTGTGTTTTTCGCTTCTAATATTCTAATCACGGGTATAGTAGAACTGCCTGCCATAGGCCTAATATTTGGTATGTTATCAGCATTTACTTATGCAGGATTCATATTTTTTAGCGGGCAAATCGCTGTGGATGTTGATCCCTGGGCTCGGAGTCCGATTATGGTGACTGGTTCGCTGATCTTAGTTACCCTTACCTTTGTAAAAGATATCCCTACCTTACCGGCTGGAGATGTGAAATTGTGGATTGTAGGGGGAGGAGTAGCTTTGTTTGGTGCTGTTATCCCACCTTTGTTCTTTGCAATTGGAGCTCCGACACTGTCAGATGGATTGGCTAATGTACTAAGTGCGATTGAACTTCCTGTAGCACTCATTTCAGCAAATCTCATACTCGCTGAATCGATCACTGCCTTACAATGGGGCGGTGTAGTCCTAATCATTGCTGCAATTTTCCTAAATAACAGCAGGGGATTGAATAAAAGACTCAATTTGAAGAGGTCAACATAA
- the fdhA gene encoding formaldehyde dehydrogenase, glutathione-independent, whose amino-acid sequence MATNNRAVAYNGEGSVVVKDIDFPELVLRDGPGVNPANVGRKCEHGVILKVVSTNICGSDQHMVRGRTTAPEGLVLGHEITGEVIETGRDVEFVHKGDLVSVPFNIACGRCVNCIEGKTHICLNVNPDRPGSAYGYVDMGGWVGGQAEYVMVPYADFQVLKFPDKDQAMEKMLDLTMLSDIFPTGFHGVYSAGVQIGSTVYIAGAGPVGLAAAHSAQLLGASVVIVGDLIEERLEQARSFGCETINISKHDNISEQIEQILGVPEVDAAVDCVGFEAHGHSHEEAPAVVLNSIMEATKAGGGLGIPGLYVTEDPGASDEDAREGALKLNFGLGWAKAQSFVTGQTPVMRYHRGLMQAILNDKADIAKAVNATIIGLEDAPKGYSEFDSGVPRKFVLDPHGSLKN is encoded by the coding sequence ATGGCAACGAATAATCGCGCAGTAGCCTATAACGGTGAAGGGAGCGTAGTCGTAAAGGATATTGATTTTCCAGAATTAGTGTTAAGAGATGGTCCCGGGGTCAACCCAGCTAATGTTGGACGCAAATGTGAGCATGGTGTGATTTTGAAAGTAGTATCTACAAACATTTGCGGGAGCGACCAGCACATGGTTCGTGGACGCACTACAGCCCCAGAAGGATTAGTTCTTGGTCATGAAATTACCGGCGAAGTCATTGAAACGGGAAGAGACGTTGAATTTGTACACAAAGGTGATCTTGTTTCCGTCCCCTTTAATATTGCCTGCGGACGCTGTGTTAACTGTATTGAAGGAAAAACACACATTTGTCTTAATGTAAATCCGGATCGCCCCGGTTCCGCTTACGGCTATGTCGACATGGGAGGCTGGGTCGGCGGGCAAGCCGAATACGTTATGGTTCCCTATGCAGATTTCCAAGTGTTAAAATTTCCTGACAAAGACCAGGCGATGGAAAAAATGCTTGACTTGACCATGCTCTCTGATATTTTTCCAACTGGATTTCATGGGGTATATTCAGCTGGTGTTCAAATAGGCTCAACGGTTTATATTGCGGGGGCCGGACCCGTAGGACTAGCTGCCGCTCACTCTGCCCAGCTGCTTGGCGCATCAGTCGTTATTGTTGGCGATTTAATTGAAGAGCGCCTTGAGCAGGCACGCAGTTTCGGATGTGAAACGATCAATATTAGTAAGCATGATAATATTTCTGAACAGATCGAACAAATCTTAGGCGTGCCTGAAGTCGACGCCGCAGTGGATTGTGTTGGATTTGAAGCACACGGCCATAGTCATGAGGAAGCTCCTGCCGTGGTCTTGAATTCCATTATGGAAGCGACAAAAGCAGGCGGCGGCCTTGGGATCCCTGGTCTTTATGTTACAGAAGATCCGGGAGCCTCAGATGAGGACGCACGCGAAGGTGCCTTAAAACTCAACTTTGGTTTAGGATGGGCAAAAGCTCAATCCTTTGTAACCGGACAAACTCCTGTCATGCGCTATCATCGAGGACTAATGCAAGCTATCTTAAACGATAAAGCTGACATTGCAAAAGCTGTTAACGCAACGATTATAGGATTGGAAGACGCTCCGAAAGGATACAGTGAATTCGACAGCGGTGTCCCTAGAAAATTTGTCCTCGACCCGCACGGATCACTTAAGAATTAA
- a CDS encoding SEC-C metal-binding domain-containing protein yields the protein MEKVGRNDPCPCGSGKKYKKCHGKTNVIEFPSKKVEEELDRYLLQFQDYMYDHYPHLFPSTKASSQEEEIEHFVRLLYKGLFVPQTDGETVFQHFFKQKQKSMIRPATIKALQIWGSSHASIFRLLEEGPDGFVYVEDVLKDGQFKVGRDRIPLDNEDLLHFPYYMGILMNWGNFYNFIPLALPNTKAGYEYFISDLEAEFNGQSRAVELSDYLHHNFLSAFPKWLYMEPVDSFDENGELTEKQLEVFEVLDEHVDYSDQQLEAYVTLKGLWLRYCEEQDPIIRKPAVFAAALEYFFYEVPYFGGDRIVTQKEVAEKYRISSNSLSRRYQELIEIFYELIQNYEEHSEDPEMIFYVKPSAQISVERHTYELNKKIEQMGFHSIDEINEYMNQHRNDPFVPENDRELAQVKAYEAYETKNDEEKRRLVDEVLSLDKNSVDGLVLRSQFTNNETEKLTSVIKAVHSGYDRLKSDEDVSLWQVIEARPLLRAIEFLAEMYEEREEIGNAIEWYEELLELNPQDNQGIRSRLIPLYVGTERYLDVQKLLDSYPEEDSLEQTMTIALLMILLKMDRKDIRAQLQLAHANNEFVGGLLTGKESMPEELPELFSRGSFEEAVIYVHRNGHFWEPHLEQLNPILKWK from the coding sequence ATGGAGAAGGTTGGTAGAAATGATCCATGTCCTTGCGGAAGTGGAAAGAAATATAAAAAATGCCACGGTAAGACGAATGTAATCGAATTCCCTTCGAAAAAAGTTGAAGAGGAATTGGACCGTTATTTGCTTCAATTTCAGGATTACATGTACGACCATTACCCTCATTTATTCCCCTCCACAAAGGCTTCATCTCAAGAAGAAGAGATAGAGCATTTTGTTCGTCTTCTTTATAAAGGTCTATTTGTACCACAAACTGATGGAGAAACTGTCTTTCAACACTTTTTTAAGCAAAAGCAGAAATCAATGATCCGGCCTGCCACAATAAAGGCTCTACAGATTTGGGGCTCTTCACATGCGAGTATCTTTCGTCTTTTAGAGGAAGGTCCCGATGGGTTTGTATATGTTGAAGATGTACTAAAAGACGGTCAATTTAAAGTAGGGAGAGATCGAATTCCATTAGATAATGAAGACCTGCTACATTTCCCTTATTACATGGGCATTTTAATGAATTGGGGGAACTTTTATAATTTTATTCCTCTGGCACTGCCAAATACTAAGGCAGGCTATGAATATTTCATATCTGATTTAGAAGCGGAATTCAATGGTCAATCAAGGGCTGTTGAGCTCAGTGATTACTTGCATCACAATTTTCTTAGTGCATTCCCTAAGTGGCTTTATATGGAACCGGTAGATTCGTTTGATGAAAACGGGGAATTAACCGAGAAGCAGCTTGAAGTATTTGAAGTTCTAGACGAACATGTAGACTACTCGGATCAACAGCTTGAAGCATATGTCACATTAAAAGGGTTGTGGCTGAGGTATTGTGAGGAACAAGATCCGATAATCAGGAAGCCTGCTGTATTTGCTGCAGCACTTGAATATTTCTTCTATGAGGTCCCTTATTTTGGTGGAGATCGAATAGTTACTCAGAAAGAAGTAGCCGAAAAATATAGAATCAGCTCAAACAGTCTGTCTAGACGGTATCAGGAGTTAATAGAAATTTTTTATGAACTGATCCAGAATTATGAGGAGCATAGCGAGGATCCGGAAATGATTTTCTATGTAAAGCCAAGTGCTCAAATAAGTGTTGAAAGACATACGTATGAACTGAATAAAAAGATAGAACAAATGGGCTTCCATTCAATTGATGAGATTAATGAATATATGAACCAACATAGAAATGATCCGTTTGTTCCAGAAAATGACAGAGAACTTGCCCAGGTAAAGGCGTACGAAGCCTATGAAACTAAGAATGATGAAGAGAAAAGAAGATTAGTAGATGAAGTGTTGTCACTTGATAAAAACAGCGTAGATGGACTTGTACTCAGATCGCAATTTACAAATAATGAGACAGAAAAACTCACATCAGTGATAAAGGCTGTTCATTCCGGTTATGATCGCCTTAAATCAGATGAGGATGTTAGTCTATGGCAAGTTATCGAGGCCCGTCCTCTATTAAGGGCTATTGAGTTTTTAGCAGAAATGTACGAGGAAAGAGAAGAAATCGGTAACGCAATTGAGTGGTATGAGGAACTTCTTGAGTTGAATCCACAGGACAATCAAGGAATTCGTTCGCGATTAATACCTCTTTATGTAGGAACGGAAAGATATCTCGATGTACAAAAATTGTTAGACTCGTACCCTGAGGAGGATTCATTAGAGCAGACGATGACCATTGCCCTGCTTATGATTTTGTTAAAAATGGACAGGAAGGATATAAGGGCTCAACTCCAACTAGCTCATGCTAACAATGAGTTTGTAGGTGGGTTGCTTACTGGTAAGGAATCGATGCCTGAAGAACTTCCCGAACTATTTAGTCGCGGTTCATTTGAGGAAGCGGTCATTTATGTACATCGCAATGGACACTTTTGGGAGCCGCACCTCGAACAACTTAACCCGATTTTGAAATGGAAATGA
- a CDS encoding NAD(P)-binding domain-containing protein: protein MAGLKNARIGWIGTGVMGKSMVERLLREGYEVNVFTRTPSKADELIEKGACWQDNVRNLTKESDIIFTMVGYPSDVEEVYFGENGILEHAAEGTYMIDLTTSSPDLSKKITKKAEERRSYALDAPVSGGDVGAKQGTLSIMVGGEEKPVEYIWPILDVLGSQIVWQGPAGAGQFTKMSNQIAIASNMMGVSEALIYAEAAGLDPSTVLESISGGAAGSWSLSNLTPRVIKGDLEPGFYVKHFIKDMKIAIESAEKMELDLPGLKLAKQLYDQISADGYANSGTQALYQYYKG from the coding sequence ATGGCTGGATTGAAGAATGCTAGAATTGGCTGGATAGGTACGGGAGTAATGGGGAAAAGCATGGTGGAACGTTTGCTGAGGGAAGGCTATGAAGTAAATGTATTTACTCGTACTCCGTCAAAGGCGGATGAATTGATTGAAAAAGGGGCCTGCTGGCAGGACAATGTGAGGAATCTAACGAAGGAATCTGACATTATTTTTACAATGGTCGGCTATCCGTCGGACGTGGAAGAGGTTTATTTTGGAGAGAACGGTATTCTGGAACATGCGGCTGAGGGTACCTATATGATTGATTTGACGACATCTTCCCCAGACCTTTCGAAGAAAATTACTAAAAAGGCTGAAGAACGCCGTTCGTATGCATTGGATGCTCCGGTATCTGGTGGTGACGTCGGAGCGAAACAGGGGACACTTTCGATTATGGTCGGTGGTGAAGAAAAGCCGGTGGAGTATATCTGGCCAATACTGGACGTATTAGGGAGTCAGATTGTATGGCAGGGGCCAGCCGGCGCTGGACAATTTACAAAAATGAGTAACCAGATTGCTATTGCCTCCAATATGATGGGAGTTTCCGAAGCATTAATCTATGCGGAGGCTGCGGGTCTTGACCCCTCCACCGTTCTTGAAAGTATAAGCGGCGGTGCTGCAGGAAGCTGGTCACTAAGTAACCTTACTCCTCGCGTCATCAAAGGAGATTTAGAACCCGGATTTTATGTGAAACATTTTATTAAAGATATGAAAATCGCAATCGAATCCGCAGAAAAAATGGAACTCGACCTGCCAGGACTAAAACTTGCTAAACAATTGTACGATCAAATCTCAGCGGACGGCTATGCTAACAGCGGCACCCAGGCCCTTTATCAATATTACAAAGGATAG
- a CDS encoding LCP family protein yields MATRKDRRKKKRKWLWVSLAVVLLVAGGSAAYLYSIYRNVKTTVDSEIHKKVSGIDHQVTEKKVEDEEPINVLLLGVDEREHDTGRSDTMIVMTLDPANDRMQMVSIPRDTRTKIVGKGIMDKINHAYAFGGSDMSVNTVENFLDISLDYYVRMNMEGLSQMVDLVGGITVQNDFAFTQGGYNFPKGQIELEGNEALAWVRMRYDDPQGDAGRNERQRQVIQGVINKGSSINVVNNIGSIMDVFGENVATNMKFEDMRNLAMNYRSARENLTTYQMTGQGTRINDIYYLQVPQSEVKKTHEMIKEYSS; encoded by the coding sequence ATGGCAACGAGAAAAGATCGACGAAAAAAGAAAAGAAAGTGGCTATGGGTTTCGCTGGCTGTAGTCCTGCTGGTAGCCGGTGGCAGTGCAGCTTACTTATATTCCATTTACCGTAATGTAAAAACAACAGTTGACAGTGAAATTCACAAAAAAGTTTCGGGCATTGATCATCAGGTTACTGAAAAGAAAGTAGAAGATGAAGAGCCGATCAATGTTTTGCTGCTTGGTGTAGATGAACGGGAACATGATACCGGACGTTCAGACACGATGATTGTGATGACACTTGATCCAGCAAATGACAGGATGCAGATGGTCAGTATTCCGAGGGATACTAGAACAAAAATTGTCGGAAAAGGTATTATGGATAAAATTAATCATGCCTACGCTTTTGGCGGCAGCGATATGTCTGTCAACACGGTAGAAAATTTTCTGGATATAAGTTTGGATTATTATGTGCGCATGAATATGGAAGGCTTATCTCAGATGGTTGATTTAGTAGGCGGGATTACAGTGCAAAATGACTTTGCCTTTACACAGGGAGGTTACAATTTCCCTAAGGGGCAAATTGAGCTTGAAGGAAATGAAGCCCTTGCATGGGTCCGGATGCGTTATGACGATCCTCAGGGGGATGCCGGACGTAATGAACGTCAGCGCCAGGTTATTCAAGGTGTTATTAATAAAGGTTCATCGATTAATGTTGTGAATAATATCGGTTCGATTATGGATGTTTTTGGCGAAAACGTGGCAACCAATATGAAGTTCGAAGATATGAGAAATCTGGCTATGAATTATCGGAGTGCCAGGGAGAATTTAACGACATACCAGATGACTGGGCAGGGCACAAGGATCAATGATATTTACTATCTGCAGGTGCCGCAGTCTGAAGTGAAGAAAACGCATGAGATGATTAAAGAGTATAGTTCTTAG